CTTGTCTCTATACAGACTGAAGAATTGGGCCTGATTTCCTTCTTCAAGCCTTTAGGAACGGGGTGAAATTAAGAGTGACAGTAGGATTAAGTGCCATGCCTGTCAGACGATCCCTTCACTCCGCTTGCTTCGCCACACCACCAGTGCCGTCATCAGCAAGGTAATGAGGACAGGGACAAAGATGAAGGAACACAGAATGGGGAATGGAGGGTCGGCTGGAAGGCGTCCTGTCAGTGAGCAGTTGCTGAAGTACTTCTTGTGAATAACTATGAAGAAATGATCCACCAGGTGGTTAGGCCAGAAACAATCCAGATTTTCAGCCAAAATAACTGTACAGTTTGTGAGGTCTGCATACATCCTGGGTGGGCAAGAGGGGAAAACATCAGCTGATTTGCACATAGCATTAACATACACTTGAATTTGCCAGTAACAGAATTATGTTATCATAAAAACCCCATGCTGCATGGAAAATCAGAAATCTATTCAGCCAAATAAACAGTGCATCAAATAGCTGCCCAGGCATAAAATAACAGTTTTCTATGTAGAATGTAAATGTGAGGTTTCTAAAATTAAAAGCCACCCTGAGGCTTTACATACACAAGTATTTTTACTTGGGTTTGTATGTCATGTAACCCAACAGCAAAGACTGACTTACCTGATCTCAGTTTGCCCTAAGGGTTTGTATCCATTAGAATGGAACACATGCAATTTCACTGCATGTCAAAGCCAAGTTCAACATGCCAATGAATGAAGCCTATGGCAAGCTGAAACTGGCACAAGGTGCTGGGAGAATCACAGTTGTGTGTCAGCTAGGGGGTGTCACAggggctgaactaggggtaggcagaagtgacCTGTGTTTAGGGTGTAACAGTAAggggcactaggcatgtacctccTCTGTCTGCCTACCTCCTTTGGGCCCTCCTATAACTCTTGAGTGGCAGCGAGCTGAGGGAGTGATGGCTTCCTGCTCCTGTCAAGCCTCCTCTGCTTATCACCTCCTATAAAAGCCATCTGGGAGATATCACTTTTAGTTTGTTTACAGGCAAAGAATGATACATTATGTGTAATGAGTATAATTTAGATTTATAATTGTATGGCAAAGATTGACAGAACAAAGCTAAATATTTACTCAATGGGTAGACAATCTTATCGACAAGAGGCACCagagaaaacacaaaataatttatCAAGTAAACAGCAACGGGGcatataataaaagttgtaaatggaaaaaaaaatccccataaATAAGAACAAACGTTTGCACTAAGCAGAGTATTATTCATTTGACAGTTAACACACTGTGAACCCTAAGAGTAAGTCCCCACTAGATGGATTGTCAGCCTGGGTATAAGCAGCACCAAAAATGACCCAGAATAATGTATTTTCTAAAGGCACTATGTTTTGCCATTGCTGTATTCAAAtgttttccattaaaggagaaggaaaggctaagtcacttgggggtgagaaacattttggcacccccaagtgactcagcctttccttctcctttaaggctaatagCCCACAGGGAGATGAATCGCTTGAggttaccgtgggcgactaatctcccttaaatgtctttccactggcaataaagggaaaatgaagcaatgcatatgcctttccactggcgattcactttattgccagtggaaaggcatttaagggagattagccgcccataGTAAAAGAGATTTATCAGCCTAAAGCAGCAGTGATGCAATGGAGGGAAACTAGAAGGGGTCTTAATCAATTTAAGAACCAAAGTGAATATTCACCCTTCATTAAGTCTCACCCCAAAGTCTGAAATCACATTCtctttacatggacctttctttactttatttctgacatttttttttagctttttcttcacaTTGAGAGTGTAGCTAAAACTGTTGTAAACCCGCCTATGGCCCAGgtgggtgaatttttacattgaaATTATCAAATTTTTGCTATGCAAACCTTCACAGTGAAGGCATTTGCTAATGATGAAGGGTCACTGAATAAACAGCATTTCTAAAAGGAGCAGATGGGAAATAGACAACCTGCTTTCTCCTCCATCAAGTTGCCCATGTTGGCCCTCCTGCATTTACAATTCAAAGTGAATGCAGATTAAAATATATGACATGCCAAGGACAGCCAGTCTCATATTGATACATGGCCCCCCACGTCCCGCTATACTACCTATTTGGTGCGAGTACAATGCAGACTATGGACAACCCAGATCAAACAGTAGAGCAATAAACATCCTCCTCTTCAGCTCCACCACCAAGAGGAATTTTTTTCTATATAGTGCATGTGGGCCCCCAGCCCTAGGGACAATAACTTTAAAGAATAAAGGAAATTAAATGTCTCTTTTTTTAACACTATCTGATAATGTGGGTTTCACAATAACAAAGAATACTGAATCTTGACGTTTCTTATTCTGATGTGTTCTTTTGTAGCCGTCTCAGGACCAGGGAGATTAGATAAAGGCTTCAAACATCATCAGCCATTTCTTGTTACCAGGGAAACATTAATTCTTTCAGATATGAGGATATTTCCAAATGAACTGCATTTCAATAGCTTTAAATATTTGGCATTAGCGAGGGGCAAATTAGCTTCATTTTAATGAGCATGCTAGTGGAACATTTCCTTATGTTTATAACAGCCCAGTGTCCTTTTCTCAGTCAGAAGCCattgatataattattattatcatattgTGTTTTTGAATAACCCTAATATCAGTGCTCTGTAATTAAGTGAAGTTAAATGAACAGTCACATGCTTGTTCGGGGCAACCAGTAGGAGTTCTTTAGGATAAACATTTCAAATGGTAAAACGGATTCCCCAGGTTTTATCTCCTTTTTAATAATCTATAAACATAGCACACAAAGGTCGGATGTTGCAGGACGTTCCCGGATCTCATCCCTCAATAGGGGAAACAGGCAGAGTTTGGGCAGATCAGGGGAATGTTGGGTATAATTAGCCATGGTCAAAGCAGACCAGGGGCATGCAAAAATTGAGCGGTATgtatacaaccccccccccccgccccttaCAAAAGGACTGCAAATTCTGACATTGTAAATTGtaaatcctacaatttcaatctaaaTGTTAGtcttagatcattgcatttaaagtACAATCAATAACCTAAACTTTGTTGTAAGACAACTAAAATCTGAAAGAGtatacattcagattttagttatCTTATAACAAGcattagttttagattgttgcgtTGAACCATACAATCGGTATCctaacattcagactaaaattgtaggataaaagtCTAAGAATAACAAATGCGACAATTGTTTgggcatttaaaggggacctgttaccttaagaaattattccaaattgttttctattgtggttgtcaagcaaaataaactttacttacactatataaattattttaatctaagtttcttcagccttggaattcacaattgcagcaagccggcaggggccattttgtggacactgttatcaaagcaggcattgcatcctgccaatatcttgtttctgtgccagtatggagggacctgatgcccatgtccatgcactggttacaaaattacatggtgaggagggagggggaatgtgaggagtgcagcaaaaaagttctgaattgaggcatagaggtggggcaggcaatatctgactgacatctgggatttttaaatgcttttataatgggtatggatgtggtaataaaaaatgatgttgggtttcatgtttaatttgaaaagtgcttttattatacagctttttatgtctgggtgacaggtccactttaaaattgCCAGACAATTGTACAAAAGTTATATCCTGGAACTActttgtaggtcacccaaggatactGTCCGGTatacaatacatgcgcagatatTATCGCTATCCGACAGAAATTTTccaacctgtccaatcgactaaacgGCCAATCGCAATTGAATACATGACcctaaaattgtacaaaactgttTTGTGtgattatattggtgtgtgtatggccagcttaatacaaTCTCCCTGTACAGGCGAAGACATCCTTAGGAGAAAACCTGGACAGGTGGACAACAGCTAGGCTCTGGATTCATAGtgcattatttgtttaaaatggaggctatgTGAGATGGCCTCCATGTAATTTAAGGCTTCCTTGGTGTCATGCTTTTTATTCAGATCTCAGCAAACATTGCAGAGCAACTTCCTGTTATAAATTCATAATATTAATAGTGTAACACAGCCCCCAGAGCACTTGAAAAATGGGGTTGCCCCAAAACATCTGCTGAGACCTGAATAAAAAGCATCATAAGCCATGAGTTTTGGGAGTTATATATTCCTTGTCCAAAGAACAGTTATTAGATATCTTTAATTTATTAGTATAAgactttaaagcagtgatcccctaccaatggctcaggagcagcatgttgctccccaacccctcggatgctgcccccagtggcctcaaagcaggtgctcatttttgaatttctggcttggggttggcttgcaagttttggttgcataaaaacccagtataaagccaaCGTATGGCATAcgttgtggcagtaaaagggcttaaatgccaacggcgtgtcccatacgtcgttggcatttaagcgcagctctctgcagcggcggcatgtgccttctatccatgacagcccccctgggcaacgtgccaggtgggctgtcatgagggtcctgcgagacgatcgctcgcaggaccctccaggaagcagcagacgcgatcgcatggcgtctgctgcttcctacttcccccaggagcgccggcccactgaacAGGAGGCGATCGGGTTTCAGggcaggtaaggactttttttttttgtatttacacacttaaacacacacttacatacatttacacacacttacagcacacattttagcagttttttttttaatttttcacacttttatacacttatttacactcatatacacacttacacactataacacaacttttacacatgtacacacatgtatacacaaacactttgggtttttttttgttttgtttttgtgtttttttttttttcattttgccactttgtttttagtttcttttacctaaaaactgtttattttgacagcgtgactattggatcagatattctgaccactaattacaccgtcatgtgacttattttgttgtttcactgatttgcacaatttttgtggttttatcgcattttatccctgtataagtgttcctaatctgtttttagcgtagctttgccaggtgtaactttggtgtacaaaaataactttgcctattttgaattcatcagaatgtgtactttccaaaaatatatggtttcctgggggtctgtgtatagttaggggggggggttactgcacataatacactgtcagggggctctgtgtgcaaaagctgagttggcaggtgagaaatccttatgcgacccccattttggggtcagtacataccgcagactttggtatatctatgcatattgggcatcaaactgttcagtagaccataggtgttcctatttggggtgatttgcctttatctgatctttatcaagaaattgtgagagataaatgcggcaaattgcaacatttttatgcgattttctaaatgtcatataaatctgcaaacttaggaaagctttacagcttggtactttggagcaaaaagaaatgttatatggctttctgggttgagtgtactttttttgtagcattatcccacataaaggatgtaaatgtgttgattttgcaggagctgaaatgatacatcatatgggggtatgttcacattggggcccctaaatgccacatacttaggtaaacctatacatgttgggcatgaaactgttcagtggacccctggcgttcaattttgttttatctttgtacctaacactatgtgggagataagatgctgcaaaatggaagctttgaggtgatttttggaaatgtcatcaaaattgctaactttagaaaagctgtgtggcttggtactttggagtagaaagacatgggtacccattttagattcaggggaatgtgtactttccaaaaatatatgactttctggggtgagcgtactttttactagatttatcccatataaatgatgtaaatgtgttgattttgctggagctgaaataacagaaatgattgatcatatgggggtatgttcacattggggcccctacatgccacatacttaggtaaacccatacatattgggaatcaaactgttcagtggacgcctggcgttcaaatttagggtgttttatcttggtacctaacactatgtgggagataagatgctgcaaagtggaagctttgaggggatttttggaaatgtcatcaaaattgctaactttagaaaagctgtgtggcttggtactttggagtagaaagacatgggtacccattttagattcgggggaatgtgtactttccaaaaatatatgactttctggggtgagcatactttttactagttttatcccacataaatgatgtaaatgtgttgattttgctggagctgaaataacataaatgattgatcatatgggggtatgttcacattggggcctctacatgccacatacttaggtaaacctatacatattgggcatcaaactgttcagtggatccctggtgttcatatttagggtgttttatttggttactttatgacctgtaggagataagatactatagactggaagctttgaagcaattttttaaaaaaatcacaaattttgataaaaaccaattaatttaggaaagcattgcgacttgatagtttggagtagacagacagatgtgcctattctgtattccccagaatctgttctttccaaaaatgtacaattttctgggataaaccttctgttagtggaaattttgtccttgaaatcttaagtatgcagctttctggagcagtgctttggaaatttggtagtgtactgctgggagtttttgacctatacaagtgacaaatctccataaaactatatgtatttggtattggcacgttcaggagacatggaattttccaaatcagttgtatattcatgcataaaataatttttgtttctagtatgtgtgtttatattatggaaaattagattttttttgcatttttagacatttagaagcctatatcttgttacagaattggaattacacaaaaattctaccatattttgaaagcttaggttgttctgaaaaaaacgatatattgttttcctgggtaaactaaaagtccccccgaggaaaggcccctaaagtgaaacagtgcaaaatgttcaaaaactgtctggcaatacaagttccgctttgaccaaaacagctggcagtaaaagggttaaaggaatactgtcattggaaaacatgtttttttcaaaatgcatgcagaatcctgcattgaaatccatttttcaaaaacacaaacaaatttttatttttaatttagcaATTTCCTATGGGGCTggcaatattcttcatttcccaggctgccacagccatgtgacttgtgctctgataaatttaaTACAAACTTACAAACTTctgatgtaaacagtgtaatttagaaataaaaagtacaccataaaaatcatgacagaatcccattacGTTTTGGCTAGAGTCAGCAATTCAATAAACTGAagactgaaaataaatatatatagagaactTTTCATTTAAAATGTACTTTGTTATTCCAGAGTGAAATTGTGTATATGTAGCTGCTTTCTGCCcttctaacatactaaaactcTTTCTGTCATTAACATTAGAGAGGGTTTGTATTTAAAAAGATCCCCCAGCGTGCTGTATGTGAGCTGTCATTCTGCTACTGAACTTTTATTAGCTTTTAAAAGACACAAGGTCCTATATTAGTGTCTCTCCCATGAGCCATAGCTTTATTTAGTGTCTAAAATTAGAGTGTTTGCCAATGTAGAATGCTTCCTCTGCTCACCCTACAAGCCCATATAACTATCTCTCCTTCCAACACTTCAGATGTAATACATttatactatacagtatatgtattatatatattacaaaaaggTTGCCCTTGTTACAAATTCATGATATTAATAGTGTAAAACCTAAAtttcaaaagtgctcagaaagTCATTCTGAGCAGCTTTATATTAGGTTGGGGGGTAGAGCTCCCTTTTATTGTTGCTACCAGTTTAAAGAAAACTTCTTTCCTATTTCTTTTTAATATAGTACCTATGACAGTCATTTAtttggcctgtggggggctgtttgggcctttgtacTTTTGTACTTGAAATCCTACTCTGGCCCTGGATATAAAGGATGGGTAACCCTATGATCAGGTAAATGAAGTAGCACAAGGGATAGTATTACTACATAGTGTTGTGGGCTTCTATTTCATTGTGATGCCAGAATAGTGTAGATTCTGTCCCTATGTTCTTTCCACTCATTCTTGCAGGGGCACCAGGTCTTCCCACATTCCAAAACCTTCAGGCAGGGTGTGTGAGCAGGGAAATCGCATTGTAAGCTTCACTAAAGTAGGACACTGTCAGGAATAattaaaggcattaaaaaaaaactctactgTTATACTTCCCAGCTCTCCACAATACTAGTGTCTACTAGTGACAGAATGCAGAAACCCTTTCCACTGTTTTTCTCTTTGTGACATCCTGCAGCCTAGTTACAGGCTGGAgccccagtgcacctctgggaaaagAGAAGGACCCAGGGAGAGCATTGCTTTGGAGCTGAAACCATGGGGTGggcattttcaccgtttcgcaaagcacaaggggacagatttgctcatcactagctgccaGTAAGAATAGAGGCTGCGGCGTGCTCGGCTTGGGACAAGCCTTGAGCTCCAGCCACATACAGAGAGTATTCTGCGTCCATGCTCAGCTGTTTGCGGATGCCTGTTGCCTGATACGTGGGAGCACATGCattatccaaagggagaggtactttgggggaGGTACTTTAGAGAAATTCCCCTGGGGTGTACTCCTCAGTGCCCACTTGGTTGAGGCATTGCACTGTAAATCCCAATTCACAGTGTTTTTTCAATAAGCAAAGAGGTTTCGGGGTCTACTGGATTGTCATAGATAACAGCCAAGCAAAGTGAGGGTGATCCAGCTCTACAGAAGTGTGGTAAGAAAAGGGTTACACTTTCTTTACCCGTGACAAGCCCCATTGTATTTTTAGCTCCTTCCATTGAGTGAAGATGCCCACACAATTCTAGACACACAATTTTAAAGGCATAGAGATACTTTCCAAATAAATCATAAACCCtagtgctgctattcttttgtaatGTATGTGCCCCCTGCCTCCCACAGGTAACCCCTTACTAACCTGTAGTGGGCTCTAGCACATCTTGAAGCTGAACAGCTTTGTGAGTAATGGGGCATTTGGGGGCAGGTTTATGTTTTGATAGGCTGGAGGGCAAATGTATACAGAGCCCCAGCCTGTGAGATTTGTTACTAACCTGTGCTAAAGACTGACATAGGTTAGTAGAAAGTGGACAGACGGGCAGGGGGGAGACGGGGGGTACATACATTAGAATAGCAGCGCTAGGGTTTGTGTAGGCATAGTGACATGTCCATGTTACTATCAATTTAAATGCAAACTGATGAAATACCATATTTTAACTCATTTTGGAATGCTAGCTTTTGGCCCAATTTAAGCCATTTGATTTTTAAGGTAaatattattactttattatcTGTGGACTGTTTTTGAATCTTTTTGTGCAAGTCTGATATTTAGTTGAGCAGAAACGTCAAGCAGAATTTAGCCAAGCAGAAATGATTTACACATGTAGTGGTTTATTTATTGTGACTTTTTGGCAAGCAGTGTTCAAACTTTGCTACTCACCCCGCTGTCTCTCCCCAGTCACACCACAGCTTCTTTCCCAGCTCTTCCATTTCTATCTCGAAATGCTGCAAACAGAATTCGTTCATAACATGGCTGTACAGCGCCTCATTACAGCATTCGACCGCCATTAAGGGAGACGCTGCAAGTGAATGAAAAAGACAAGGGAATCACCTTAAAAATTCTGCCTCAAAGTGAGCCCCAATCAGAGCTTTCATATAAGTGGAACAGCTGAAGGAATGAGAACTTGCTCTACATGTGTGTATCTTATATAAATGGCAGGCTTGTCAAACAGAGAATTGGATAATGGCGTTATCAAAATTCCAATTGCGTTCAAAGAGATAAATATAGAAAGAAAGTATTATAAGTGATTTGCAAAGTCCCAGGGCAGTCAAAAAAGATGTTGAGATGGAAAGTTATAATTAGAAATCAAGTTATCTACAAAATTTAACAAGCAGTTGCTTGTCCCCAGTTTAGAGAAGTTAAAGGATGCATGATGAACATGAATGGATGAGAACAGTGTGAGCTAaacataggggcaaatttatcaaagcatGAAATTAAAGCTTAccacaataaccccccccccccccattcattcctaagggatttttagaggAATAtatatcaaatggtaaactctaacattcacccattaataaatacacctcttaaaatcccataggaatgaatacagaGTAGGGGAATTTTATTGTGGTGACCTCTAatttcaaactttgataaatgtgcccataaCAGTAATGCAAAGCTACCTCCCAGCTGGGATGGCTGACACAATGCTTGCCAAAACAGAGACATTGATTGCCATTCCTTAAATTATTTAAGTCTTCTGAAGGAGCAGTTTGCATGCCTATAAGGGAACTATAGGGATGATTGTTTCTCTGCTGCTTTGAATGAGTACTAAAAAAGAAAAGCTAGGGTACATAATGGGATATGCAAACTCCAAAACACAGAAGAGATTCATAATTACAGGTTTTGGGGCAGTTAAAGACATTCAGGTCCATAAAGTTAAATCAAATTGTTccactcattgttctacctgcagtggctgaaaaaagtaaatcactgattggttgctatggattactgcccatgaaacgttgcccagtgttgataaactAACCCCAGACAAACAAGTATTGAAAAGGAGGCAGTAACAATTATAACCCGGAATCCTTTCTGCACCCAAAACCCAAGTCTCTAAACCGATATAAGTGGAGATGCCTTTTCTTTATTTAATGGCATTCTGTCCATTAGTAACCCAACCACTTGACCATCAGTCACAACCCTTGATATCAAGTCCTACAACGTAACTGCCCCTGCATTTAAGAATCTTTTTCAAATGATATTGAAACCTCCTTTCCTACAGTCTCACTGGATGCCTCTAACATAAAACGTAATTAGATAAGTCTTGTGTTCACCTTGAACATAAGGATTTACACTGATCTAATTGTCtctactaataaaaaaaatgcagtttggcaTGCATATCTT
The genomic region above belongs to Xenopus tropicalis strain Nigerian chromosome 9, UCB_Xtro_10.0, whole genome shotgun sequence and contains:
- the ramp1 gene encoding receptor activity-modifying protein 1 precursor; this translates as MPQGFLLNPQHLLWILLASPLMAVECCNEALYSHVMNEFCLQHFEIEMEELGKKLWCDWGETAGMYADLTNCTVILAENLDCFWPNHLVDHFFIVIHKKYFSNCSLTGRLPADPPFPILCSFIFVPVLITLLMTALVVWRSKRSEGIV